The Carassius auratus strain Wakin chromosome 30, ASM336829v1, whole genome shotgun sequence region ATGCCGTGTGCCAAACTGGCATTGGGATAGGCCCATAAAGCAGTGGTGACTGCAGCAATGGCGCTGCAGTGCAGCAGCAGCTGATTTATCGCCCCCAGCTGCTCTCAGGGTGAGGGCAGACCCATTAGCAAATGAGCTTTAATTCACACTGGCAGTTCATCTCTTTCAAACCCTGCACCTCTCGTTTTCTATTCACTTGCACTATAGAGATGCTGAGGGCACACATTTGGGCAATGAGGAAAGACAAACTTGTAGGTTTTACACTGAACATAAAGGGCTAATGAAGCCACTGGGCAGagcttctttaattttttttcttcttttttttttggtgaagttTTTCATTCGCTGTCAGCTGTGTATTTTTTGGCTTTGATCTATTTTATCTATTAATTTTGGCAGCTACgtttttttaatctttacttTCATACTGATAAGCCAAGTGTGAGCTGAGACCcagggtgtgtgtgagtgtgtgtgtgtgtgagagagagagagagagagagagagagagagagaaggggaaaaacattattaatattaatgtaatcaaatacCCGCATCCCAGTCCACACACTAAGATAAGCATGCATATGGCACGCTTCACATCTGTGCTGCATCtcaatttttttcaataattcagAGACTCACAGCCCACATCATCTGCAAGGTTACTTCCAGTGCATTAATGAGTAATGTCAAAAACACATCTGTGAAGGGAATCTGGGATTATAGATGCAAACAACTGGCCATAATAGAGGAAAACACCACTGATGGCCTCCAAACTGCATGTTTATAGTCTAGACAAGAGGGTATTAAACATTTCCTAGAATAGAAGGGAAGTGTctaaaatataacacaacataTTATAAAGAGAACATGatgttaactaaataaaaaaaaaccaacagCATTGAACTAAGATGTAATATAGAAGTGTTACTAGAATAGATATACATATACAGTTTATAACTTAATAGTTAAAGAACATCTGAAAAAATTATATCGCTATAAAgccagaattattattttattgattcaGTGATCAGGGCCAAATAAGAAAGTAAATACAATGAATAGACATAAAGTACACTGAAATTTTACacataatttcatttttcagattaaagtgaaagtgacgtgacattcagccaagtatgatgacccatactcagaattcatgctctgcatttaacccatgcgcacgcacacacacagtgggcagccatttatgctgcggcacctggggagcagttgggggttcaaagccttgctcaagggcacctaagtcatggtactgccagcccaagattcaaacccacaaccctagggttaggaggcaaattctctaaccactaggccatgactcaCCCTTAAAACAATGGGTTAACAATGGGTTGCTAAATTCATACTGATCCTGACCCATTCTAGAATGCATATAGATCATTCCTATTTTCCACCAGCTCCTCAACAGTTAGAATTTCAAGTACACTAGCTCTGCAGAGAATGTTTATCCCTCCTTTTCTCACACCCACTACCTTTGTTGAGTTGATAAGCTCCAGGCCTTGACAGCTTCAATCTACTGGGGAAATAGAAAGAGCACTGCTAGTCCGGTCAGGTCATAGGTGATTATATGGCTGTTATTTGGAACTGTTCTGAGTGGAGCTTTGAGGACTCTGCGGGACCAGAGAAGCATCATAAAGCGCCtatattttaaagagtgtatctccatctctatatatataaacacatacatataaatcTCTGAATAATGTACTGATGTTGTCACCATTTacttataatatattttctattcaCAGAAAATACTGCATGACAGCTTTTGTCACcatttatttccatattaaaGCAGCATGGACATTCAGTTATAAATAAGCATGGACATTCAGTTATAAAAACTGAGTTCCATTTGTTCTAGTGAACCTTAAATATCTTCATTTTATTCTTCATAACTGTTAGGGCCATTTTAAGACTCACTGGTTTTTGCCATTGCTGTGTGTAACATCATTCCACAATCCATTATTAGGCATACGCAGAATACAACTGAAAAACAATCTAAACATTCCCTCAATATGTGTCACACTGTCATATTCCCTCTCCAGAACTGTTGTCCTCTGTTATGGCTCAAGCTTTTCTAATTCAGTGTTTCTGCACTGTTGGCCTCTCTCCGAGTCTGATCAGATCTAATCCATCTCTGCTGCTCACTTAAACAGAAAGGGATTTGCTTAGCCTGCTAATGCAGCCTGTGCTCCTTAAAGACCTCCGCCGCAGCCCTCCCTCCACAGCCGCTCCTGACGTGTGAAGACTGAAGAGCAATTAAGAGCCACTCTACGAATTACAGATTAACAGGACGGGAAGTAGATGTGATGCTGACCTACTTCAGTCCCATTGCTGGCTGAGAACAGCAGGGCGAGATCTGACGAGGGACAGCAAGAGGTTTTCTTCCATCTGATGGACATTCTGATGTGGTCATATGATTACTACACTATCCTTTTCTCAAAAACTAGCCAGAGAGACAAAGAGCTGTCCGCTGCCATGATATCAAATGATCTAGTGACACCTCCAAAGCAGTTCAAAGGATAAAGAGCCTATATTCTTCCCTCAGACTTTAGTTGGTATGGATTAGCAAACAAATTAGGAAACTTCCACTTTTTAAAGCAACGCGGCTTGTGGCCTGGATACAATGTTAATCCTGTAAACCTCCACAATTAGTGCTGTGATAGTGAAATGAACTAACCTGAACCTGAACTTGTATGTGTATGGAGTGTGTTGAAGCGCAGACAGACCCCGGCTCATCGGGGAAGGATTATGTCTCTGTAATCTGTTCCTCTCAATGAAGATGACTCGAAGTTATTACAATGATTTTCACTTCAACTTTCATGATGGATTCATCTCTCAGGAAATCAAAACCACTCACTGGATGCACTTTAAGATTATGTAACAGGGATTATTTTTAGGATAATACACTGTGGTTTGTAGACAAGAGATACAAACTATAGTACCTGTGTAATCAGCGCACTGTTACTTTGTGTTGATTTGTTTAACAGACTTCCTTACAGTGATGAACAGGCTACATCAATAGAAACATTTTGGACGTCATTGATAACGCTCATTACTTTTTAATGTCCAAGCTTTTCAATGTTAGTAGAAGCATttgggatatacagtatatttattgtttgaaatgGTATTCACATATTGTTTCATGGTGGGTTATAAATGAGTGACTTTGGCCTGGATTGTTTTGGTAAGTGTATTACGCATCAAAGTGTAATTTGATTTCCCATTTGTTTACATGGAGAAGTCAAGGTTTATGACCTATACTGTAGCCAGCCACCAGGAGGCGATGGAACTGATTTGGCTTTTCTCTTTACTTTCCAGGAAAGCACACTCAGACCAAGAACTAGGTTTGCATCAGTTGTTCACTGTCAGTGCTGGGTTGTGTCAGGAAAGGCATCTGGCATAATAATtcatgctctgtatttaacccatctaaagtgcacccacacaacagtgaacacacacacatcgtgaacacacaccctgagcagtgggcagtcatttatgctgcagcacccggggatcAGTTGGGagtttcagtgccttgctcaagggcacctcagtcatggtactgctggcccgagactcgaacccacaacactagggttaggagtcaaactcctCGACCACGACTTCATagatcatccaaaaatgaaaattctgtctttaattactcaccctcatatcgttccaaacctgtaagacagtcgattcatcttcagaacacaaattaatatatttttgatgaaatccgagagctttcttacCCTCCATAGACGACAACACAACTggcatgttcaaggcccagaaaggtatagagacatctgtaaaatagtccatgtgacatcagcagTTCAAACGTAAtattatgaagctatgagaatatttttttgtgtgcaaagaaaacaaaaataacaactttattcaacaattcttctctttTATGTCAGTCTCCGCTGAGCATTCACGAGAGTACGACAATGCATTATACCACAATgcgcttttttacattttaaatttgcacatatcatacctgtacatacataattgtctaaattatatattgtgtttttttctattttgtacaatgtctatattgtatattattcttTTCATTATCTGTGTCCTGTcttgtcactgtcattctgttgcactgtgcTTCTGTCACTAAAAcgaattcctcgtatgtgtaaatatACCTGGAAATAAAagtcattctgattctgattgatGCATACAGGATGATGTCATGGAAGATGATGTCACATGGATAATTTTATCGATGCCCTTACCAAGATTCTGGGCCTTGATCATGtaagttgcattgctgtctatgtttggaatgtcatgagggtgagtaaatgaaagaatTCATGGGTGAACAATCCTTTTAAATTTATGGAATATTGGGATGTTTATTATAAGTGTTTTACCTATACGTCActcatattttaaaatcaatgtgCAGTCGGGTAATCCAACCAATTTCTGATGGACCAAATGAAATCCTACCCTAAGTTTTTTCTCATTTAAGTCATTTAACACAGATATATGTCTCAATAGGAAACATAGGACAATCCCAACTTCCATTtgatttcatgccgactttaactTAACAACACTGGTCTCCACTAACAGAGATATTGAgaaaatcaaacaaatacagtaaaatacacaaATGGATGAATGAATACAGACCTGCTACAACCTCTGTGATTGGAGTAGCTCAGCATACTCTATGCATCTTGTCCCAATGCTCCGGCTTGTGTGGGTGTATATGACATCACATCAAGTTGTTTGTTGTCCAGGAGGGATGAAAATTGCTGACCCGTTCTTCCAGAAGGTGGCAGAGGGATTACTCTGGCTCAGCTCTTTTCTTCAGCTACTGTTGATACAGAAGCCAAGACATGAACTGTGTTCACACAAAACCATTCCAAAATAACCACTTAATACTCTATTAAACCCTTTATTTGGACATGGTTTGGATATGTGAAATtaaatgcagagagagagagagagagaaaatatgtgaAATGTAGTTCTgtaaatcattcattttaaatgttacgatttataaaaaaaatatttgcacggAATCACATAGACAAAAACTCAAATTAAAGtatcaaaataaaactgtatattcCGTACAAAGTAGTCATTAATAATGTTGCTATAGATAACTGAGCAGACGTAGATTTGTCCTGTCATCatgctgtttttaatttaacacaatttaCTTCATAATCCATTTTTGCAAAATAGCAATGAGAACTGAAAGGTCATCACAGAGGTCATGCACAGGCACTTTAAGGTTGCTAATGTTGCGCAGTAAAATTGAGCTAAACAGCTTGACTACCTTTACTGACTAGCGAAAAGCAGTTATGTGAACAGTCGTTAATGTCAGTGTTCAGTTCTGTTGagtttacacaaaaaaaacacaccagcAGAAATCACTGTAAAGGGCTGCTAAACATGGCAGTAAAGGCATTAATGAATTATGTTAACAACAGTTTAACCGACCGCATAATTTTCCGTCAAATATGCAAAGTATAGAGGTTCATTATGCCAATATGTTGTTTTCAATTAAGTATTAATCTAATAACAACAAAAAGCAAAGAGCAAAACAAACGAAAGGCTTTGAAAGCATCTAAAGCTTTTGAGtatgtcactgatttgttttGAATGAACGTTATACTTGAATGAATTGCATGAACAGATGTCTCCTTAGAAAAAGGCTTAACAGAACATTTAATTAAGGCAGACATAttgaattatatatacagtatatacagtatatatatatatatatatactttatatatatatagttttttttttaaatgtaatcctTGCAAATATTGAAAGCAAGTGGTTGCAAATTATTTACAGAGGAACAGATGGAATATGCCATCGGATGATCACAATGCCAGGTAAAttgtttagctttattttaaatagagaTAAGGATTATATGCACCACAACAGTTAGACAGATCCATGAATGTTTTTTGTATATTGCTCTGGTCATGTTTATAATTTTGGAGTATGTTCAGGAATTGACTGGTTTTCAATGGAACAAAGCTTTTATTATTAATGACACATGTGATCTATTTGACCTCTCACCCTAATTTTTATGGTTTATTGACTTTCAcccttttaaaaacacattttaaatataattgtctTCCTCGCTCACAAATGCTTCATGTTGGTGTGCATGAGCAtgtataatgtgatatttagttgTACAGTCAACTGATAATGGGAATGACTGATTGTTAGTTGCTAGGTTACTGTTCCATTCTCTAATTAGCCACTTTGATTgaaattccataaaaaaataaaaggagcTCTTCTGTTGTGGCCTCCAGTTTGTTTGGGACTGAAAAAGCTCATAAAAACATGATgattctcctctctctcttcttcatcatcatcttcttcttcttctcttttggTTGTGGTACAAGAAAATGTTGGCAAATTCTGCTGCCTCCATATTGACTGGTAAACTCGTAAATAATGCAGAAACTGGAAGCTATTCGGGTGATTTCATGTCTCTAAAGTTTGCTAGCACAGACAGGTTCttaatttaaaacaaagtttTGTCTCCCTCTAGTGGTACATCGCATTTCTGCTTATACTAATTTGACGGTTTGAAATTTGATCAAGCTCGTCTTTAACCATCAAACTTCGTCTTTAAAAATTCAACCACCTAATAATGCAAACCATTAACATTAGTCTTTTCTCAATCCATTCTTAAAATTCAGTATTTGATTTTGTCGTTGACATCATAACATTATGTTTAAACGCAGATTCATATATAATCGTAAAAAACGGCAAATCACATTTTGTGGGAAAATGGACGaagagaaattttttttttttttttgcgataggatatatatatatagtcaaaagttgatttatttcactaattccattcaaaagtaaaacgtgtatattatattcattcattacacaaagactgatatttcaaatgtttgtatcttttcattttgatgattataacgtTACCTGTCAACTAAGGAAaaccccaaattcagtatctcagaaaattagaatattactgtACATTACATTACTTCGTATAATACGAAGAAATGCGATCTCCGGAGGATCCAGCCTTCCGTTTGGGAAACGGCCTCGCAAACTTCCGGTCAGCTGATGTGTGTGTCATCGGTGTTTGCAAACAGAACTTCGGTGTCTTCATGCCTGCGCCGTCCACTGACACCACACTCCGTCGCGGTCATGGGAGACAACGATGAAAGCGAAATAATCGAGCACCACGATGACGAGGAGATGGAGAAGATGCGGACGCCGAGGAATCATTCGCAATCCTTTCTGGAGAGCGTCGCGTCGTCGAAGGACGGATACAGTAGCACGCAGTCATCACACCGCCTGCTCGCCTACAGTGATGCGCTCATCTCCATCATCGCCACTGTAATGGTGAGGAAACCCACAGACAGACCGCCTTTAGACAAACAGAATGGGACATTTTACTGCGTTTAATGCATTCTTTAACCGACGTCCGCTAATGTATGACTAGCCTCTGTCATTTTCTAATCACCTGTTCTCTGGGCTCCAAACAAAGACGggtttataaaatatatactgtatgattaTATGTGTTTAAAGCGtgtcattatttttttgtgttcacagATATTGCCTGTTGCACATACAAAATTTCAGGATAATGAGGTGAAAAGTTGCATTATGCCACCCTtccaggaatagttcacccaaaaatgaaaatgtagtcattATACACACCATCATTTTAAGCTATAACCATGAGATGTACACAGAAGTCAGACAAACACAACATAAAGTACAATGTCTTTCCTGTTGTCTATGTTTGTGTCCAAGAAGGAAGTCATACTGGTTTAgttagagcagtggttttcaaataGGGAACCGGGACCCACTCGGGGCCCTCAGCACACCTCCAGAGGGCAGCAGGacaactgaaaatgaacgaattatttaaattacttaaatCTGTTGCCACCGCTGCTTTATGTAAATGAAGTTTTAAATTGAGTAGTCATTAGCAGATGTTTAAGAAATACCTTGCAGGTTTTAAAATCTTGGGGTCCTTGTTTGATCACCACTGGTTTATGTAAACGTGAAGATATgaaaatcatttttgggtgaattgttgCTTTAAGACTTacaaattaaacacacatttattgtttttttatttcctaaCCGATCTCTCTATATTCAGGAACTGAAACAGAGTCTTCAGGCTTTGCTCACTACTAAGATTGCGGTCTACTTAATGACGTTTTTGATTGTGACTGTTGCTTGGGCTGCACATATCCGGTGAGAGCCCTCAAGAACTACACTCTACCGAGTATTAACTTCatagaactgctgttttcattcatttgcaCAATGATTTCACTAAGCATTTGGTTTTAGGTTGTTTCAAGTCATTGAGCGCATTGACGACACTCTTGCACTGCTTAACCTGGTGAGAACACCTACCAAAGTATTCCTCTTAATGAATGGAAAGTAGCTGTATATTCAAGTGTGTGGTGACTTTTCaatttttattctatttcaggCATGCATGATGCTTATAACCTTTCTACCATACACAGTGAGTCATTCTACTGGTGTTCCGAAAGATTGCTTAGTTCAGCACTATTTGACTTTACGGGAAACCTCCCTGTTTATGActgtttttcatgattattttttctttgtttgtcttCTTTTAGTTCTCTCTCATGGCAACATTCCCTAATAATACCCTCGGCATCCTCCTCTTCTGTGCTTGTGTCATGGTGATTGGTTTAATTCAGGTGAGAAGACTTGCATGTGCTGAATAACATAACCAGCAGAAGATGCTTTGAgtttcatttgaaaatgtttttgtgtctttaggCCTTGATTGTCTTGTACGGATTCAGCCATCCTTTCCTTCTCAATGATCAGATCCAAATGTCTGAGAATCAGGCTTATTATAAGAGACGGATCCTTGAAATCATCATGAGGGTTCCTATCATGTGTCTGTTTGCCAGCGTCTTTTCAGTCATCCTTATCCAAGTGGTAAGGGATTGAGCTTAAACGATTTATTAGTACAAACTATGGCAGCCTATGTATTTACTGCTAAatttatacagtttattttatGCTATAAAAACAGAATGTTTAGTTGGCGCCGCTAGCCTTGTGGGCAGTTTCGCCGATATACAGCGGCATTGTGCTACAGGCGTCCCGAGTTCGATCCTGATTCAAGGAtctttcccctctctctcccacttcacttTCTGTCAGTTCTGATCTGTCCTGTCATAATAAAGGCATACAtggcaaaaatatatacatatttttaaatcacacacattataacatatttcatattataatattttgattaataatatttatgtatttttcctcGGGCAGTCCTACATTGTTTTGGCTATTGTCATATTCCTGCCATACATCTCTCAGTGTTTAAAATGGATCGGGAATAAAGCCATCGGGGGTAAGAGCAAGATCTCACAACACTGTACTCTCTTATTCTTACAATGCATAGATATTTTATCATTGTACATAAactcctgttcaaaagtttggggtttggtGGGATTttctcaaatgtttttgaaagaagtcacttaATGTTCAccaggctgcatatatttgataaagatacagtaaaaacagcaatattgtgaaatattattacagtttaaaataacagtttttattttgaatattttattctgAATTCATTCAGCCTCTACTACAGTCaccagtcacatgatctttcagaaataattctaaaatgGCGATTGGCTGCCCAAGACAGTTCTCATagtcaatgttggaaacagtcgtgctgcttcatatttttacgGAAACTTGAGATATACATtctttaggattctttgatgaatcatTATTCAATGCAttcttgctcaaaaaaaaaaaaaaaattaaatcccacacttttgaactgtagtgtaattGGAGCACTTGCTAACTGCATTAtatggtttttgtttttaaataacctcAGGTCAAGTGGAAGACAGTCCAGATTCAGTGCCCTTCTACACCTACCACCCCAGTGAACCTTTGAGTAAAGAGCGTGTGGAGGCCTTCAGTGATGGGGTGTATGCAATCGTAGCCACGCTGCTCATCTTAGACATTTGGTTTGTATGCCTTCAAAGCAGTTTTGTCATTACTGGATCCAACAGGCCAATAGTTGTAGGTATTCACAACTAGAAATCATTGGTTAAGttaatttacaacactgttccagaagaGTTCAATCCAAATatacagatgtgtgcagtgcattttaaggAGGACAGTTTCCTGAACCTGGGGTAGTAGACTACAATTCTGGGTGTTTTGACTCAGTCTGTATGTTTtcaaatttaaaggatttgcggcagatttttgagcagtgtagagtagcgcttgttgtttgtcgtttcttcAATGACAAATGCagtcatggttttatgtttatgtggtgCGATGCAATGCAACATGTAAAGACAcagtaaaagtcattataatcagtatttaAGTCCCGACTGTATGCAACAAATGCCTGGTTTGtattgggttttattggttttgtctcgtcgggACACAtcatcacagtatggcaagggccgtaacatttccgtcacacgcttgaggtgttcagccaatcacaatacaCTGGCCAATTGGCATACacttc contains the following coding sequences:
- the LOC113049078 gene encoding endosomal/lysosomal potassium channel TMEM175-like — encoded protein: MCVSSVFANRTSVSSCLRRPLTPHSVAVMGDNDESEIIEHHDDEEMEKMRTPRNHSQSFLESVASSKDGYSSTQSSHRLLAYSDALISIIATVMILPVAHTKFQDNEELKQSLQALLTTKIAVYLMTFLIVTVAWAAHIRLFQVIERIDDTLALLNLACMMLITFLPYTFSLMATFPNNTLGILLFCACVMVIGLIQALIVLYGFSHPFLLNDQIQMSENQAYYKRRILEIIMRVPIMCLFASVFSVILIQVSYIVLAIVIFLPYISQCLKWIGNKAIGGQVEDSPDSVPFYTYHPSEPLSKERVEAFSDGVYAIVATLLILDICEDNVPDPSVVKKEFDNSLVAALQENGPEYLAYFGSFATVGLLWFVHHSLFLHVTKATRLMGLFNTFSLAFVGGLPLAYQLTHEFPRGSHNELEAVQISCVIIFFAGLFQLAMWVTALFTERETLHPYVRYGGREHAFMLAKLSLYPCVALGTFVFTCVLSRFSTSIFHMMEIGVPFAFLVLRLLVRVALVLLRWLFCPARNDLDRVPVEEGDSHLPINEIVT